The following coding sequences lie in one Verrucomicrobiales bacterium genomic window:
- a CDS encoding sterol desaturase family protein, which yields MKVLDLLFGNQHSFLERSLFTTIEVGLRYFLFAGIAWLLAYRLFRSQWFHRKIIASFPQSSDVRREIRYSLFTLVIFGLIGASTIAASRAGWTQMYWKISDYGRGWFFGSIVCAIFLHDAYFYWTHRLMHHRKLFPIFHRVHHLSTNPSPWASYSFAPAEAVVEAGIFPLVVTVMPIHPAAFGIVMLWQILFNVAGHTGFEFHPKWVFNTPLRLFINTPTNHVMHHEKMRGNYGLYFNIWDRLMGTNHPDYESRFREVTSRPKDKARTEMPAGSPNEA from the coding sequence TCCTCGACCTGCTCTTCGGAAATCAGCACTCCTTCCTGGAACGGTCCCTCTTTACCACCATCGAAGTCGGACTCCGGTATTTTCTTTTCGCGGGCATCGCCTGGCTGCTCGCCTATCGCCTATTCCGCAGCCAGTGGTTCCACCGCAAGATCATCGCCTCCTTTCCGCAGTCCTCCGACGTCCGCCGAGAGATCCGTTACTCGCTGTTCACACTGGTCATCTTTGGACTGATCGGCGCCAGCACCATCGCTGCCTCCAGGGCTGGATGGACCCAGATGTATTGGAAGATCTCTGATTATGGCCGAGGCTGGTTCTTCGGCAGCATCGTGTGCGCCATCTTCCTCCACGATGCCTATTTCTACTGGACGCATCGGCTGATGCATCACCGCAAGCTCTTTCCGATCTTCCATCGCGTCCACCATCTTTCCACCAATCCCTCACCCTGGGCCTCCTACTCCTTCGCGCCCGCGGAGGCGGTGGTGGAGGCCGGGATCTTTCCGCTGGTCGTGACCGTCATGCCGATTCATCCGGCCGCCTTTGGAATCGTCATGTTGTGGCAGATTCTCTTCAACGTCGCCGGCCACACTGGCTTTGAGTTCCACCCCAAATGGGTCTTCAATACCCCGCTCCGGCTCTTTATCAACACTCCCACTAACCACGTGATGCATCATGAAAAGATGCGGGGCAACTACGGCCTCTACTTTAACATCTGGGACCGCCTCATGGGAACCAACCACCCTGATTACGAATCCCGTTTCCGCGAGGTCACCTCGCGTCCAAAAGACAAAGCTCGAACCGAAATGCCCGCGGGCTCCCCAAACGAAGCATGA
- a CDS encoding DUF2585 family protein, with translation MSARTALSRGYWMGAIGLTVVIAAVAVAELASGRAPFGPDGRFGWWDGDIWSSTNSQRVADAYSFSHFIHGILFYGFLWLVARRLPTSQRFVMAVAMEGAWELLENSPFIIDRYRAATIAQGYVGDSVLNSSCDILFAGLGFLFALKCSARISLAVVLAMELGCLVWVRDNLTLNVIMLVRPIEAIKTWQSQGR, from the coding sequence ATGAGCGCACGAACGGCCTTGAGTCGCGGATACTGGATGGGAGCCATTGGCCTTACCGTCGTCATTGCGGCGGTGGCCGTCGCTGAGTTGGCCTCCGGGCGTGCCCCGTTCGGACCAGACGGTCGGTTTGGCTGGTGGGATGGAGATATTTGGAGCAGCACAAATTCTCAACGGGTCGCGGATGCCTATAGTTTTTCTCATTTCATCCATGGGATACTGTTTTATGGATTCCTGTGGTTGGTCGCCCGTCGGCTGCCGACGTCTCAACGGTTTGTGATGGCTGTCGCGATGGAGGGGGCTTGGGAGCTGCTGGAGAATTCGCCTTTCATCATCGACCGCTACCGGGCGGCTACCATAGCGCAGGGCTATGTAGGCGATAGTGTGTTGAACTCGAGCTGCGATATCCTCTTTGCCGGCTTGGGATTCCTGTTCGCACTGAAATGTTCTGCGCGCATCAGTTTGGCGGTGGTCCTTGCGATGGAACTCGGATGTCTAGTGTGGGTGAGGGACAATCTCACCTTGAATGTGATCATGCTGGTGCGACCCATCGAGGCCATCAAGACCTGGCAGTCACAAGGACGTTAG